The sequence below is a genomic window from Alphaproteobacteria bacterium.
TTTGCCGAGAATAACCGTTTGATGCCTGCAAGCGGGCTAAGGCGTTCCCATTTGAGTTTTATAAGGCCAGGGCTGAAAAAAATGCCTGTTTGCACAATCCAGCCCAATACACCCATTGCCATTAACACGCACACAACAGCCAATACTGGCGGGCCAAACGAACCAAGGATATAGAGATATACGGATTGATATCCGCCATCACTCAACTGTGTTTCGCCTGCTTTCTCAATCAGCGCTGTTAAGGGGATCATCATCTGCTGTCCCAACATGGGGAAAAGCACCATCACCGATAATACAATCCCCAGCAGCAAGGTCCATGTCGCAACATCACGACTGATAGGCAGATTACCTTGTTCACGCGCTTCACTCAGCCGTTTCGCGGTGGGGTCTTCGGTTTTTTGACTGTCATCATCATCTTCTGCCATTGCTATCCCTTAAATAACGGATGGAATGGAAAAGATACGCGTGAAAATTTCTTCATAACCTCTGCCCCATACCGCCATCATGGTGCCAAGGCTTGCAGCCAGAATGGCAAGACCGAACAGAATTTGAAGTGGCGCAAGCACAAAAAAAATCTGCATCTGCGGGATCATTTTGACCATTAAACCGCCCGTGAGCTGGAACACAACGCCCAATATCATAAAGGGTGCAACGAGCCGCAGCGCAAGCGAGAAACTATCATTGACACTTTGGGAAATAAAATGCGTCATATCGCCAATCGCGATAAATGCGCCTGGCTTGAACACCACATAGCTTTGAACGAATGATTTGAGTGTCATGTCCAAAAGGCCGCTTTCAAATAGCAATACAATGCCAAGCATACTAAGAAGTGTACCGGTAACAGAGCCTTGGCTTTGAATAGTCGGGTTTAAAACCATTGCGTTCGATAAACCGATTTGCAGGGCAATGAGCATTCCTGCAACTTCCAGCGTGCTGAGGAGCAGGCGCATGATAAAACCGATAAAAATACCAACGCCTGCTTCAATCAAAATATATTCGCATACGCGAAATGCATCTTCGGGCATGGCAGGAAGTTGCGGTGCAAGCAGGGGCAATAAAATAAAGCTAACTAATAGTGCGAGTTGCAAGCGCACACGTGCTGGTACAAAGCTTTCGCCAACACCAGGCATAATCATAAAAATGCAACCAATACGACAGAAGATTAGAAGATAAGCAAATACGTTTCCGGTGATGAACTGCGCAAGATCAATCGACATACCGTCAATATCCTATATTTGACCAAACGACGCGATGCGCGCAAACAAACCTTCGGTATAGGTGGTGAGGCTGGTAATCATAAACGGCAGCATGAGCAGCAAGCCGATCGACATCACTAATAATTTTGGAACAAAGGCGAGGGTTGCTTCCTGAATTTGCGTTACCGTTTGAATGAGCGAGATGAGCACGCCGATAATCAATCCCACAATCAACAATGGACCGCCAACGCGCAGCATGACGATAATGGATTCACGTGCAATATCGACAATATCGGCTTCGTTCACGGTGATTCCTTAAAGGCAAGGTATTAGAAATGGTGATACGAAAAAGCCTAACCTAAACCGCGCTGCGCATCAATTCCTGATATGCGGCGATGACGCGGTCGCGGATGGTGACAACGGTTTGCAAAGCAGTTTCGGCAGAGCTAACGGCTGTAATCACTTCATTGATGCTGGCTTTGCCTTGTACGGCAGAAAGCGAAACTTTTTCCGAAGTCTTCAGGCTATCAACTGTGCTGTTCAGCATATTGCCAAGAATATCGCCGAATTGGCCTGTTTTGCCTGCTTCATCAGCACCGCCTGCACCTTCATCAAGTGTTTTGATGGTATTGCGGTATGATTTCAGAACATCGCCTACATTAACAACCATGATGGTTCTCCATTATCCTCTTAAAACATCCAGTGCTCTGGCTAACATGCTTTTTATTGTATCAATAACACTCAAATTCGCTTCATAGCTGCGTTGGGCTTCGCGCATATCAATGCCTTCGACCAGCGGCTTTACGTTTGGTTTTAATACATAGCCTTCTGCGTCAGCAGCAGGATGTTTTGGATTGAATTCTTTGATGAACGGTGTGGTATCACCCGTTACTGCCGCAACCTTTACAGTGGACAAACCCGATGTATTATCCAGCACTTCTTTAAAGATAATCTGGCGGCGACGATATGGTTCTGCGCCGGGTGAAAGACCCGTGCTATCAGCATTTGCAATGTTTTCTGCGATAATGCGCAGGCGTTCGCCTTGCACACGCATGCCTGCGGTCGCTACTTTAAATACATCTGAAAAATCAGTGCTGCGCATTATGCACCACCTCTGCCAAGCGCAGTTCTAAGAAGGCCCAGCGTCTTTTTGTAAAGACTGGTCATCATTTGATACTGCGCGGTGGTATCCGACATCTGGCTCATTTGCTGTTCAAGAACAACCGCATTGCCAGATGGCTTTACTTCATACACGTCGTTTTCTTTTGATGTTTTGTAAAGTCCACCGCCGCTGCTAAGGCCCTGTACATGTTTAGGATTGGTGGTTGCTAATTGAAAGCCACCGCTGCGTGCGCTGCCGGTGCCGCTTGAAATCTGTTTTTGCAAAACTTCGTCAAAGCTGACGATATCTTTTGGCTTGTAGCCTGGCGTATTCGCTTGCGCGATGTTTTGCGCTATCACACCCTGACGCTGGGTTAGATATTCCATCTTTTCGGAAAGCAGCGAAAATAAATTTGTAAGTCCCATTTTTCGTTTCCCTAAAGCGACATTTCGCCCTTTAAAATATCTAAGCTCTACATTGCGTCCATCACGCTTAATAATACGTAAAGCTTTATCTGAATCCTATCATTGCAATAACCGTTCCAACTTCGTAACTACATTGAAATGATTCAGGAAATGAGGCAGGCATGAGGTGCTTGGCACATCTCTTGAAACACCAAGCTCACGGAAGATAGTTAAACGTGTTAACGATTTAATAACCACAACGGGCACTAAGCTCTGGTGTGGTGACTTTGAAATCCGCTTAATACTTGGGTTCACGCTACTTAGCGGACTTCAAGGTCTGAACCACACTAGTTTTATAGTTTTACTGGTGTCCTTATCGATTCTGAAGTTCGATAATGACAGCAGTAGAATAAACCGAACTTCAGAATCGGGACACTAGGTATGCCAATAGATGTAACGTATGGCGAAGAGAAGAATGAGGCCCAAAAAGGCCCTAAAACTGCCGTAGCAATCGAAGGCGGCAGCAATCCAAACGCATTACCACGGGTGATTGCCAGCGGCCGAGGTCTTTTAGCCGAACAGATTCTAAAGCTAGCTTTTGAAAATAATATAAAAGTGCGTCAAGATGAAGATCTGGTTGAGTTGCTGGCAATGCTTGACCTTGACCACCATATTCCAGCGGAAGCAGTCATAGCGGTTGCGGAAGTTCTTGCCCGGGTGTTTGAAGCAAATTCTGCACTGGGTAATACAAATGTGGGTAACACCAATCAGGCCAATTCGGGGGATCCCCAAACGACATGAGCGCAACATTTGATCCAAAGGGGTTTAATCCGAGTGACGAGTTGGAAGCGCTGCGCCTTGCCTTGGAAGCGAGCGAACGCGTGGTACGTGAAGGCGGGTTGATTGATTTACGTGATTTGGATGAGCAAGTTGAATTTTTATGCGCTGAGGTTGTAAAAACCGAAGGTTCCATGCGCTTGCAGCTTTTGCCAAAACTGGAAGCCGTTATTCAGATACTGGATAATCTTGAACTTGTCCTCCGCAAGACAGCGCCGCACGAAAGCATGCAGGCCCATAACCGTTTGCGCGCTAATCAGGCTTACGGCGTACCGCCGATTACAACCCCAGTTACAACTAAGGGGAACTAGCCTTGCCGGAAGATTTATTTGCACGTGCGCTTCTATCTCTTGCGCTGGTTTTGGCGCTGCTTGGGGCGCTGGCCTGGGTATTAAAAAAATATGGTAACCGTCTTGGCGTGCCCATGGCAATCAAGCAAGGCAAGTCACGCACCCAATTGCTGGATGTCACTCCGCTTGATGCCCGGCATCGTTTGGTTCTGGTCCGCCGTGATGATGTGGAGCATCTTTTGCTCTTGGGTGGCGCTAGCCCGATTGTGGTTGAAACAGGAATCGCTCATAAAGGTTCAAATGAAAAAACATAGCATCCGTTTTCTTCCCGTTCTGCTTGCTGCATTAATTTGTTTTATCGGAATGGCATTTCCGGCAGCTGCGCAAAGCATCAATCTGAATGTCGGCGGGCAGGAAGGCGGCTCTACCGCATCGCAAATTGTTCAGCTGGTTATGCTGATTACAGTATTGTCGCTGGCCCCATCGATTTTGATGATGGTGACATCGTTTGTACGTATTGTTGTCTCGCTTTCATTGCTTCGCACTGCTTTGGGTTTGCAACAAACACCGCCCAACACCGTAATTATCAGCCTTGCGATGTTCCTGACCTTCTTCATCATGGCGCCGACGTTTAACAAAGCGTATGAACAAGGTATTAAGCCGATGATGGCGGAGAAAATAAAGGAAGAGGATGCAATAAAGCTAACCGCGCAGCCATTCCATGACTTCATGATGCATTATGCGCGTGAGAAGGATTTAAAACTGTTCGCGGATATTGCAAAACTGCCAAACACCACCAAGGCAGAAGATGTTCCATACCACATCGTTATTCCGGCCTTCATGATTTCGGAACTGCGCCGCGCGTTTGAAATCGGTTTCCTGCTGTTCTTGCCGTTTTTGATTATTGATATGGTTGTATCATCCATCTTGATGGCCATGGGTATGATGATGCTGCCGCCATCGGTCGTGTCGCTGCCGTTCAAGATTATTTTCTTCGTACTTGTTGACGGCTGGTATCTCGTCGTCGGCTCGCTCGTTAAAAGCTACGGCCTATCTTAGCTTTTCTTCCAACGTAACACAGGCTGACGCGCTGCCCTTGTCTCATCAAGGCGGCGGCGCGGCGTTGTTGTCGGGGCTTGCAAAAACATATCCTTGTTATTTGCTACCTTCGCTGCGATCGCCAGTTCGCGCATGGTTGCAATATAGGCATCCAGCGTTGGCTTGCTTTCCGTTTCGGTGGGCTCGATCAGGAATGCGCCGTGAACCACTAACGGGAAATACATGGTCATGGGGTGATAGCCGCGATCCAGTAATGCCTTGGCAATATCCAGCGTTGTCACGCCGGTATCTTTCAGGAAGCTGTCATCAAACAAAGCTTCATGCATGCATGGGCCATCGCCAAACGGCGCGCTCATCACATCCTTAAGGCTCGCCAGAACGTAATTGGCGTTGAGCACTGAATCGCTCGCTACCTGATAAAGGCCATCTGCGCCGTGACTTAAAATATAGGTCAGCGCTCTTGTGAACATACCCATCTGCCCGTGGAACGCTTTTAGTCGGCCAAATGATTTAATAGTGGCATCGGGCGTTGCAGCATCTTCCACCAATTGTAATTTATCGGCTTCAATTTTCAGGTAAGGCACAGGCACATAGGCCGCAAGGCGTTCAGAGAATACAACAGGGCCGCTGCCTGGTCCGCCGCCACCATGTGGCGTAGAGAATGTCTTGTGCAGGTTAATGTGCATCGCATCGATGCCCAAATCAGCTGGGCGAACACGGCCCACAATTGCGTTATAGTTTGCGCCATCACCGTAGAAATACGCGCCAGCCTTATGAACAGCAGCCGCGATTTCAACGATTTCATTTTCAAACAATCCGCAGGTATTGGGGTTGGTGAGCATGATCGCCGCAACGGTGTTATCCAGTTTCGCAATCAAGGCATCACGGTCAACGCGCCCGCGTGAATTGGCAGGGATGCTAACAACCGTAAAGCCAAGTGCAGCAGCAGTGGCTGGGTTCGTGCCATGGGCTGATTCAGGAACCAGCACTACTTTGCGGTCTTCGCCCCGAGCCCGAAGCGCAGCTTTAATTGCAGCCATGCCAGCGAATTCACCATGCGCACCCGCAGCAGGCGCAAGCGTAAGCGCCTTCATACCCGTTAGGGTAAGCAACCAGTGTGATAATTCCTTCATCACGCCAATTGCACCTTGCACAGTCGATTGAGGTTGTAATGGGTGAACATCATTAAAGCCTGGCAGGCGTGCCATTTTTTCATTCAGGCGCGGGTTGTGCTTCATGGTGCATGAGCCCAGCGGATAGAACGTGCTGTCGATGCCGAAATTCTTTTGTGACAGACGCGTATAATGGCGCACCATTTCCGGTTCAGAAATTCCAGGTAAACCGATTTCTGCACGTGGCTTTAAAGCGCCAAGGCGTGTGGCGGTTTTAGGCACATCAGGTAAATCAACGCCGCAACGGCCCTTTTCATCCATTTCAAAAATCAATGGTTCTTCCAACTGCATCCCGCGGTGCTGAGAGCGGGGTGTTGCTTCTGCTGGTGTTGTTTTACGGCCTTCATTTACCATTGGAATATTCCTGTCCATCTGCTCATCCATTTTACGTGCTGCGTGCTGGGTCATTAGCGGCACTCCTTTTCCAAGGCAACCGCCAGCGCTTCAATATGCTCTGGCGTGGTGGTTTCGGTTACTGCAACTAGCAGGATGTTCTTAAGCTCCGGCGTATTATCAAGCCGGCTAGCAGGGACGCCAGCAATAATTTTCTGTGCTGCCAAGCGTTCAACAACTTCCGCAGCTGGCTTTGGCAGTTCAACGGAGAATTCATTAAAGAAGTTATCATTTAGCACGTTCACGCCACTAATTTTGGCGAGGCGATCTACGGTTTGCACAGCCATAGCGTGATTAAGGCGGCTGAGTTTCTTCAAGCCTTCTTCACCCAGCAGCGTTAAGTGCATGGTGAATGCCAATGCGCAAAGCCCCGAATTAGTGCAAATGTTGCTGGTCGCTTTTTCGCGACGAATATGTTGTTCGCGCGTTGATAGCGTCAACACAAAACCGCGCTGGCCTTCGGCGTCAACCGTTTGCCCGCAAAGGCGACCCGGCATTTGGCGCATATATTCTTCCTTGGTTGCAAAGAGGCCCACATATGGCCCGCCAAAATTCAAACCGTTTCCAATCGATTGCCCTTCGCATACCACAATATCTGCGCCCATGCTGCCGGGAGATGGCAGCAGGCCAAGTGAAACAACTTCAGTTACCACCACAATCAGCAGTGTACCATTTTTATGGCAAGCTTCTGCCAGCGCTGTCACATCATGTACGCGGCCCCATACATCAGGGGTTTGCACAACAACACATGATGTTTGCTGCGTGATTTTGGATGCTAAGTTTTCGGCTTGTTTCACGGTGGGCGGTAAGCATTCAACTTTAAAGCCACTTAAATCAGCATGAGTTTTTACAACATCGCGGTAATGTGGGTGGAGCCCGCCAGACAATATGGCTTGATCACGTTTAGTCACGCGGTTTGCCATCATCACAGCTTCAACAGTGCCTGTTGAACCATCATACATCGATGCATTGGCAACCGGCATACCGGTTAACATGCAGACCTGTGTTTGGAATTCAAACAGGTATTGCAGTGTGCCTTGGCTGACTTCGGGCTGGTACGGCGTATAAGATGTTAAAAACTCACCGCGCAGCAATAATTGATCAACCGATGCAGGAACATGGTGGCGGTAAGCGCCAGCGCCACAGAAAAAAGGCGCGCTGCCCGCAGAAATGTTTTGATTGGCAAGCTTTGACAACTGGCGTTCTACTTCCATTTCGCTGGCATGGTTGGGAAGGCCAGCAATAGGACCTTTCAGTTTTGCAGCCGCAGGAACGTCTTTGAACAAGTCATCAACGGTTGCAACGCCGATTTTTTGCAGCATATCGTTGCGGTCTTGTGCAGTAAGCGGTAAATAACGCATGAAGCACCTCTAATTTATTTAAATAAAAAATAAAACGTAACTTATTCGCCAGTATGTTTTTTATAGGCGGTTGCATCCATTAACCCGTCAAGCTCGGCTTTGTTGCTGAGTTTAACTTTGAAAAACCAACCGGTATCTTCCGGGCTAGAATTAATCAATGAAGGGTCGTTCTTCAAATTATCATTCACGGCTATCACTTCGCCTGATAATGGCGCGTAGACATCCGATGCCGCTTTCACGGATTCAACAACCGCAGCCTGCTTTCCTTGTGAAACCTGT
It includes:
- the flgB gene encoding flagellar basal body rod protein FlgB, translating into MGLTNLFSLLSEKMEYLTQRQGVIAQNIAQANTPGYKPKDIVSFDEVLQKQISSGTGSARSGGFQLATTNPKHVQGLSSGGGLYKTSKENDVYEVKPSGNAVVLEQQMSQMSDTTAQYQMMTSLYKKTLGLLRTALGRGGA
- a CDS encoding flagellar biosynthetic protein FliQ, giving the protein MNEADIVDIARESIIVMLRVGGPLLIVGLIIGVLISLIQTVTQIQEATLAFVPKLLVMSIGLLLMLPFMITSLTTYTEGLFARIASFGQI
- the gcvPA gene encoding aminomethyl-transferring glycine dehydrogenase subunit GcvPA, whose protein sequence is MRYLPLTAQDRNDMLQKIGVATVDDLFKDVPAAAKLKGPIAGLPNHASEMEVERQLSKLANQNISAGSAPFFCGAGAYRHHVPASVDQLLLRGEFLTSYTPYQPEVSQGTLQYLFEFQTQVCMLTGMPVANASMYDGSTGTVEAVMMANRVTKRDQAILSGGLHPHYRDVVKTHADLSGFKVECLPPTVKQAENLASKITQQTSCVVVQTPDVWGRVHDVTALAEACHKNGTLLIVVVTEVVSLGLLPSPGSMGADIVVCEGQSIGNGLNFGGPYVGLFATKEEYMRQMPGRLCGQTVDAEGQRGFVLTLSTREQHIRREKATSNICTNSGLCALAFTMHLTLLGEEGLKKLSRLNHAMAVQTVDRLAKISGVNVLNDNFFNEFSVELPKPAAEVVERLAAQKIIAGVPASRLDNTPELKNILLVAVTETTTPEHIEALAVALEKECR
- a CDS encoding flagellar hook-basal body complex protein FliE, with amino-acid sequence MVVNVGDVLKSYRNTIKTLDEGAGGADEAGKTGQFGDILGNMLNSTVDSLKTSEKVSLSAVQGKASINEVITAVSSAETALQTVVTIRDRVIAAYQELMRSAV
- a CDS encoding EscU/YscU/HrcU family type III secretion system export apparatus switch protein; translation: MPIDVTYGEEKNEAQKGPKTAVAIEGGSNPNALPRVIASGRGLLAEQILKLAFENNIKVRQDEDLVELLAMLDLDHHIPAEAVIAVAEVLARVFEANSALGNTNVGNTNQANSGDPQTT
- a CDS encoding flagellar biosynthetic protein FliO; translated protein: MPEDLFARALLSLALVLALLGALAWVLKKYGNRLGVPMAIKQGKSRTQLLDVTPLDARHRLVLVRRDDVEHLLLLGGASPIVVETGIAHKGSNEKT
- the gcvH gene encoding glycine cleavage system protein GcvH, with protein sequence MMKFSKDHEWVRLEGDVAVVGITNYAQGALGDIVFVELPETGKQVSQGKQAAVVESVKAASDVYAPLSGEVIAVNDNLKNDPSLINSSPEDTGWFFKVKLSNKAELDGLMDATAYKKHTGE
- the gcvPB gene encoding aminomethyl-transferring glycine dehydrogenase subunit GcvPB, with protein sequence MVNEGRKTTPAEATPRSQHRGMQLEEPLIFEMDEKGRCGVDLPDVPKTATRLGALKPRAEIGLPGISEPEMVRHYTRLSQKNFGIDSTFYPLGSCTMKHNPRLNEKMARLPGFNDVHPLQPQSTVQGAIGVMKELSHWLLTLTGMKALTLAPAAGAHGEFAGMAAIKAALRARGEDRKVVLVPESAHGTNPATAAALGFTVVSIPANSRGRVDRDALIAKLDNTVAAIMLTNPNTCGLFENEIVEIAAAVHKAGAYFYGDGANYNAIVGRVRPADLGIDAMHINLHKTFSTPHGGGGPGSGPVVFSERLAAYVPVPYLKIEADKLQLVEDAATPDATIKSFGRLKAFHGQMGMFTRALTYILSHGADGLYQVASDSVLNANYVLASLKDVMSAPFGDGPCMHEALFDDSFLKDTGVTTLDIAKALLDRGYHPMTMYFPLVVHGAFLIEPTETESKPTLDAYIATMRELAIAAKVANNKDMFLQAPTTTPRRRLDETRAARQPVLRWKKS
- the fliR gene encoding flagellar biosynthetic protein FliR; protein product: MSIDLAQFITGNVFAYLLIFCRIGCIFMIMPGVGESFVPARVRLQLALLVSFILLPLLAPQLPAMPEDAFRVCEYILIEAGVGIFIGFIMRLLLSTLEVAGMLIALQIGLSNAMVLNPTIQSQGSVTGTLLSMLGIVLLFESGLLDMTLKSFVQSYVVFKPGAFIAIGDMTHFISQSVNDSFSLALRLVAPFMILGVVFQLTGGLMVKMIPQMQIFFVLAPLQILFGLAILAASLGTMMAVWGRGYEEIFTRIFSIPSVI
- the fliP gene encoding flagellar type III secretion system pore protein FliP (The bacterial flagellar biogenesis protein FliP forms a type III secretion system (T3SS)-type pore required for flagellar assembly.), whose amino-acid sequence is MKKHSIRFLPVLLAALICFIGMAFPAAAQSINLNVGGQEGGSTASQIVQLVMLITVLSLAPSILMMVTSFVRIVVSLSLLRTALGLQQTPPNTVIISLAMFLTFFIMAPTFNKAYEQGIKPMMAEKIKEEDAIKLTAQPFHDFMMHYAREKDLKLFADIAKLPNTTKAEDVPYHIVIPAFMISELRRAFEIGFLLFLPFLIIDMVVSSILMAMGMMMLPPSVVSLPFKIIFFVLVDGWYLVVGSLVKSYGLS
- the flgC gene encoding flagellar basal body rod protein FlgC — its product is MRSTDFSDVFKVATAGMRVQGERLRIIAENIANADSTGLSPGAEPYRRRQIIFKEVLDNTSGLSTVKVAAVTGDTTPFIKEFNPKHPAADAEGYVLKPNVKPLVEGIDMREAQRSYEANLSVIDTIKSMLARALDVLRG